GCCAGTTCGTCCACGGAAAGCGGTTCTTCCTGGAGGAGTTCGGCGTCGAGACCGAGGAGATGTGGCTGCCGGACACCTTCGGCTACAACGCGGCCCTGCCGCAGCTGATGAAGCTGGCCGGGGTGAAGTGGTTCCTGACCCAGAAGATGTCCTGGAACACCACCAACAAGTTCCCGCACCACACGTTCTGGTGGGAGGGCATCGACGGCACCCGGATCTTCAGCCACTTCCCGCCCGTCGACAGCTACAACGGCGAGCTGTCCGGCGCCGACGTCGCCCACAGCGTGCGGAACTTCCAGGACAAGGCAGGCGCGAGCCACTCCCTCATCCCCTTCGGTTACGGCGACGGCGGTGGCGGCCCCACGCGGGAGATGCTCGCGCGCGCCGACCGGCTCAGGGACCTGGAGGGCTCGGCACGCATCGAGATGGAGGGGCCGGTCGACTTCTTCCGGCGCGCGCACGACGAGTACGAGGCCAACGGCGGCGCACCGGTGTGGTCCGGGGAGCTCTACCTGGAGTTCCATCGCGGCACGCTGACCAGCCAGCTCGCCACCAAGCAGGGCAACCGACGCAGCGAACGCCTGCTGCGCGAGGCGGAGTTGTGGGCGGCGACCGCGGCCCTACGGCACGGGCAGCCGTATCCGTACGACGCCCTGGACCGGCTGTGGAAGACGGTGCTGCTCCACCAGTTCCACGACATCCTGCCCGGGACATCGATCGCCTGGGTGCACCGGGAGGCCGAGGAGACGTACGCGGCCGTGGCCCGGGAACTGGAGGAGCTGATCGGCGCCGCTCAGGGGGCGTTGGCCGGAGATCCGGGAGGCACGGTGGCTGGAGGCACGGTGGTCTTCAACTCCGCGCCGCACTCGCGGGGCGGTGTCGCGGCGTTCGGCGCGGCCCCGCGCCCCGAGTCCGTCGCCGTGCCGGTGCCCCCGGTACCGGACGGGGACGGATTCGTTCTCGACAACGGTCTGGTGCGTGTCGTGGTGGACGACCGCGGTCTGATCACCTCCGCCTACGACCTCACCGCCGGACGGGAGGCGCTGGTTCCGGGGGCGGTCGGCAACCTGCTCCAGTTGCACCAGGACTTCCCCAACCAGTGGGACGCCTGGGACGTCGACGTCTTCTACCGCAACACCGTGCGCGACCTCACCGATGCCGAGTCCGTGACGGCGACCGCCGACGGTGTCCGGGTGGTCCGGGTCTTCGGCGCGTCGAGGATCGAGCAGACCCTGACGTTGCCGGCCGGGTCCCGCGGGCTGGTGATCGACACCGTTGTCGACTGGCACGAGCGGGAGAAGTTCCTCAAGGCGGCCTTCCCGCTGGACGTACGGGCCGCCCACTCCACCGCCGAGATCCCCTTCGGACATGTCGAGCGGCCCACGCACACCAACACCAGCTGGGACGCGGCCAAGTTCGAGACGTGCGCCCACCGTTTCCTGCACGTCGGCGAGCCCGACTGGGGAGCCGCCCTGGTCAACGACTCCTCCTACGGCCACGACGTCACCCGTGACGTGCGCCCCGACGGCGGTACGACCACCACGGTCCGCCTCTCCCTGCTGCGCGCCGCCCGCTTCCCCGACCCGGACCAGGACCAGGGCACCCACCGGCTCGGGTACGCGCTGGTGATCGGCGCCGATGTCACCGACGCGAGACGTGAGGGGTACCGCTTCAACCTGCCCGAACGTGCGGTGCCGGGCAGTGCGACGGTCGCCCCGCTGGTGTCGGTGGACCACGAGGGCGTGATCGTGGAAGCGGTCAAGCTCGCCGACGACCGCAGCGGGGACGTCGTCGTACGGCTCTACGAATCCCGCGGCACCCGGGCCGCGGCCGCACTCACCACCGGCTTCCCGCTGGCCTCCTCCCACGTGACCGACCTGCTGGAACGCCCCTTGGACGACCCTTCGAGCCACCAAGAACTGAAGGACGGCGTCCGTTTGACGCTGCGGCCGTTCCAGATCCTGACGCTGCGGTTGCGGCCCGCCGCGCGCGACTGAGGCTCCCGCGAGCGCGGGTCAGGTGGCGAGGAGGCCACCGTCCATGTGCAGGTCGTGGGCGTTGACGCCGGTGTTGCGGAGCAGGAACTCGGTGGCGTCGGCGATCTCGGCCATGGTCACCAGCCGTCCGATCGGCGTCCGGGCCGAGTGCGGCGGGTCGGGAACGTCACGCCACTTCGGGCTGTCGCCGATCAGGCCGGGGTGCAGCGCGTTCACGCGGTGGGGGGCGATCTCCACGGCGAGGGTCCGCACCAGGCCGGTGATACCGGCGTTGAAGGTACTGACGATGGTGGAGCCGGGATACGGGCGTTCCTTGGCGAGCCCGCCGAAGAGAACGACGGAGGCGCCGGGGTTGAAGCGCTCGCGCAGCACACGGACGGTCTCGGCGTAGCCGACGAGCTTCATGGTCACCGCCGCCACGGCATCGGTGACGCTGAACTGCGCCAGGGAGTTCGCCGCCTGACCGACCGCGGTGATGACGACGTGGTCGACCTCGGTCACGTCGGCCAACGCGGAACCGATCGTCTCCGGTCGGCCGAGGTCGAGGGCCAGCCCTCGCGTGCCGGGGCCGATCCGGGCGGCGGTGGCCTCCGCCCGCGCCTTGTCTCTGCTGGTGACGAGGACGTCATCGCCGCGGTCGGCGAAGTGCTGGGCGATCACTGCGCCCAATCCGCCGCTGCCGCCTACGACGAGTGTGCTGGTCATACGGTGACCGTCCCTCAGCTGCCGATTGGGCGTGTACCCAACTCTTAATATCCACTTGGATATTAACCATAGCGGCGCCGGTCCTCGACACCCGGGCCGGAAGTACAGTGATCACATGGAAGAGGGCGCCGCGAAAGGCCGCGAAGAGCCGGGGGGTCCACCGCGCAGACGCCGGCGGGACCCCGAGGGACACCGGGCTGCCATCCTGGACGCGGCACGCCACGCCTTCGCCGAGCGCGGTTACGCCCGCACCACCCTCAGGGACATCGCCGGGCGGGCCGGTGTCACCCACGGTCTGATCACCCGTCACTTCTCGTCGAAGGAACGGCTCTTCCTGGCGGCGGTTCCGGGCAATCGTGATCTGGAGCAGGTGGCGGCCGGGGACCCGGCGACGTTGCCCGACCGGATCGCCGACGCCTTCGTACGGCGGATGGAGACCGACGCCGTGGGCGACCCGCTCGTCGCCCTCGTACGGGGTGCCGCGTCGGACGAACGCGCAGCCGCCGGCCTCCTGTCCGCGATGCAGCAGCGCAGTGCCGCCGTCTACCGGTCCGTGCTCTTCCCCGACGGGACGGCGACTCGGGACGACGACCTGGACGCCCGGGTGGCGCTCGTGGGGTCCCTGATGATCGGAGTCGCCTTCAGCCGGTACATCGCGCGCACCGAGCCGCTCGCCTCGATGCCGCCGGAACAACTCACCGC
This portion of the Streptomyces canus genome encodes:
- a CDS encoding alpha-mannosidase is translated as MHNDREVTEQRLARVLNERIRPAVHARSVPLHVEIWNVPGEPVPVPEGLAAPYRPARVGEWWGPAWSTSWFKVSGTIPADWAGETVEAVLDLGFATHSAGFSAEGLVYRPDGTAVKALNPRNIWLPVAERAAGGEEFAAHIEAAAIPVVMHTAPGELAFGPTSVGGRAPWLGDPAADPGEPLYRLRRLDLAVFDREVHELVQDLEVLGQLMPELSPDAPRRWQILRAVELALDELDLQDISGSAAAARAVLAPVLASPAHASAHRISAVGHAHIDTAWLWPLRETVRKVARTVSNVTHLMDGHPEFKFVMSQAQQLAWLKEHRPEVYARAQEKAKTGQFLPAGSLWVEPDTNISGGEALVRQFVHGKRFFLEEFGVETEEMWLPDTFGYNAALPQLMKLAGVKWFLTQKMSWNTTNKFPHHTFWWEGIDGTRIFSHFPPVDSYNGELSGADVAHSVRNFQDKAGASHSLIPFGYGDGGGGPTREMLARADRLRDLEGSARIEMEGPVDFFRRAHDEYEANGGAPVWSGELYLEFHRGTLTSQLATKQGNRRSERLLREAELWAATAALRHGQPYPYDALDRLWKTVLLHQFHDILPGTSIAWVHREAEETYAAVARELEELIGAAQGALAGDPGGTVAGGTVVFNSAPHSRGGVAAFGAAPRPESVAVPVPPVPDGDGFVLDNGLVRVVVDDRGLITSAYDLTAGREALVPGAVGNLLQLHQDFPNQWDAWDVDVFYRNTVRDLTDAESVTATADGVRVVRVFGASRIEQTLTLPAGSRGLVIDTVVDWHEREKFLKAAFPLDVRAAHSTAEIPFGHVERPTHTNTSWDAAKFETCAHRFLHVGEPDWGAALVNDSSYGHDVTRDVRPDGGTTTTVRLSLLRAARFPDPDQDQGTHRLGYALVIGADVTDARREGYRFNLPERAVPGSATVAPLVSVDHEGVIVEAVKLADDRSGDVVVRLYESRGTRAAAALTTGFPLASSHVTDLLERPLDDPSSHQELKDGVRLTLRPFQILTLRLRPAARD
- a CDS encoding SDR family oxidoreductase — encoded protein: MTSTLVVGGSGGLGAVIAQHFADRGDDVLVTSRDKARAEATAARIGPGTRGLALDLGRPETIGSALADVTEVDHVVITAVGQAANSLAQFSVTDAVAAVTMKLVGYAETVRVLRERFNPGASVVLFGGLAKERPYPGSTIVSTFNAGITGLVRTLAVEIAPHRVNALHPGLIGDSPKWRDVPDPPHSARTPIGRLVTMAEIADATEFLLRNTGVNAHDLHMDGGLLAT
- a CDS encoding TetR/AcrR family transcriptional regulator, which codes for MEEGAAKGREEPGGPPRRRRRDPEGHRAAILDAARHAFAERGYARTTLRDIAGRAGVTHGLITRHFSSKERLFLAAVPGNRDLEQVAAGDPATLPDRIADAFVRRMETDAVGDPLVALVRGAASDERAAAGLLSAMQQRSAAVYRSVLFPDGTATRDDDLDARVALVGSLMIGVAFSRYIARTEPLASMPPEQLTAYLTRMLRHILFD